Proteins encoded by one window of Kribbella flavida DSM 17836:
- a CDS encoding ArsR/SmtB family transcription factor: MLRIHFTAEDLASTTLAAEPDPLWEALLSLHMLQVEDGPVPYGAWRQRMRRRLPRETVGPLAALAPPIGYSPDFLTPSDPSGGFDATLDRVLATSRQRVRRDLSRLAPRRTAASWVRQLAEAQPESLHRLGHALRVYHRSALAPYWASLRGAVQSDHRQRLEQLSSGGVGAVLAGIHPEARWRDQVLEIAGFQDEEVRLDGRGIRLQPSYFCWKAPTKLGDPELPPVLVFPIGNPTGLQLDRRAGDSEQSLAALLGKTRAFVLGLTVNGCTTSELAAACKITLATASHQTAVLRDAGLILSQRHGKSVRHRATRLGHALLEGRDPWSGDTGLHDSRLSPSGAHRGP, translated from the coding sequence ATGCTGCGGATCCACTTCACCGCCGAGGACCTCGCGAGCACGACTCTCGCCGCGGAGCCCGACCCGCTGTGGGAGGCCCTGCTCAGCCTGCACATGCTGCAGGTCGAGGACGGCCCGGTTCCGTACGGCGCCTGGCGGCAGCGGATGCGCAGGCGCCTGCCGCGCGAGACAGTGGGCCCGCTGGCCGCGCTGGCACCCCCGATCGGCTACTCCCCCGACTTCCTCACCCCGTCCGACCCCAGCGGCGGCTTCGACGCGACACTCGACCGGGTGCTGGCCACTTCCCGGCAGCGGGTCCGCCGAGACCTGTCGAGGCTTGCGCCCCGCCGTACTGCGGCGAGCTGGGTCCGTCAGCTCGCCGAAGCCCAGCCGGAGTCGCTGCACCGGCTCGGCCATGCGCTCCGCGTCTACCACCGCTCCGCGCTCGCGCCGTACTGGGCGTCGCTGCGAGGCGCGGTGCAGTCGGACCACCGGCAGCGGCTGGAACAGCTGTCGTCGGGCGGTGTCGGCGCGGTCCTGGCCGGCATCCACCCGGAGGCTCGCTGGCGCGACCAGGTGCTGGAAATCGCCGGCTTCCAGGACGAGGAGGTCCGGCTGGACGGTCGCGGGATCCGGCTGCAGCCGTCGTACTTCTGCTGGAAGGCTCCGACCAAGCTGGGCGACCCGGAGCTGCCCCCGGTGCTGGTGTTCCCGATCGGGAACCCCACCGGCCTGCAGCTCGACCGGCGCGCGGGCGACTCCGAGCAGAGCCTGGCCGCTCTGCTCGGCAAGACCCGGGCGTTCGTGCTGGGCCTGACCGTGAACGGCTGCACCACCTCCGAGCTGGCCGCCGCGTGCAAGATCACGCTCGCGACGGCCAGCCACCAGACCGCCGTACTGCGGGACGCAGGGCTGATCCTGTCCCAGCGGCACGGCAAGTCGGTGCGGCACCGGGCCACCCGGCTCGGGCACGCTCTGCTCGAAGGTCGCGACCCTTGGTCAGGGGACACTGGCCTCCATGACAGCCGTCTTTCGCCTTCTGGGGCCCATCGCGGTCCTTGA